A DNA window from Theobroma cacao cultivar B97-61/B2 chromosome 5, Criollo_cocoa_genome_V2, whole genome shotgun sequence contains the following coding sequences:
- the LOC18598359 gene encoding ubiquitin-conjugating enzyme E2 variant 1D produces the protein MTLGSGGSSVVVPRNFRLLEELERGEKGIGDGTVSYGMDDGDDIYMRSWTGTIIGPHNTVHEGRIYQLKLFCDKDYPEKPPSVRFHSRINMTCVNHETGVVEPKKFGLLANWQREYTMEDILTQLKKEMAAPHNRKLVQPPEGTYF, from the exons ATGACGCTTGGCTCAGGAGGATCGAGTGTCGTGG TGCCTCGGAACTTCAGATTGCTGGAGGAGCTTGAACGTGGAGAAAAAGGTATTGGAGATGGTACTGTCAGCTATGGAATGGATGATGGAGATGACATTTACATGCGCTCTTGGACTGGCACCATTATTGGTCCTCACAAT ACTGTACACGAAGGTCGAATCTATCAGCTGAAGCTGTTCTGTGATAAAGATTATCCAGAGAAGCCTCCAAGTGTCCGTTTTCACTCAAGGATTAACATGACTTGTGTTAACCATGAAACTGGAGTG GTGGAACCAAAGAAGTTTGGACTTCTTGCAAATTGGCAGAGGGAGTATACAATGGAGGACATACTGACGCAACTGAAAAAGGAGATGGCGGCCCCACATAACCGAAAGCTGGTCCAACCTCCTGAGGGTACCTACTTCTAG